The Microbacterium sp. LKL04 sequence GTCGCCGAGCGGACCGGGCTCTCGTTCCGCACCCTCCGCCACTACGACGAGATCGGCCTCGTCACCCCGTCCGCGCGCACCGACGGCGGCTTCCGTCTCTACACGGAGGGCGACGTCGCCCGCATCCTGCTCATCCGTCGCATGAAGCCGCTGGGCTTCACCCTCGACGAGATGCGGGACCTCCTCGAGGTCGTCGACGCGATGGCGGGGGATGCCGACGACCCGCAGATCCGTGCCCGCCTCGACGGCGTCCGCGCCGAGGCCGCGGCACGGCGCGAGAAGCTCCGTCGTCAGGTCGAGATGGCCGACGAGTTCCTCGACCAGCTCGAACGGATCTGACGGACGTCAGACCGCGGTGACCTCGACGACGACGGACTGCTGAGGGTTCTGCACGGGCGGACGTACACCGACGACGGCGAGCTGACGCCCGGTCATCACGGTGTCGTGGTGCGCCCATTCGAGCGGCGACTGCGCGGGGGTCTCGACGATCCCGCCCGGCGTGACGAGCTGCACACGGTAGACGCGGTCCGCGTCGAGTCCCGGCAGGCGCACGCGGCCGGTGGGCGAGGAGATGAGCGTCTGCGTCTGCGTGATCGTGAAGAAGGCGGATGCCGCGTCCTCCGCGACGACGCCGCGGACGTCGAGCCCCGGGTCGGCCACGTCCGCGTTGACCAAGCGGCCCGTCGCGACGAGGGGGCGCACCCGTTTGGCGAGGGCGACCCACGCGCCGACGGTCGCGGCATCCGTCTCTGACAGCGTCGTGACGTCCCACTCGATGCCGAAGTGGCCGAACAGGGCGACGGCGCCGCTCATCGTGAGCGACACGGTGCGGCCGGTGGAGTGAACGTGCGGGGTCGTCAGGTGCATGCCCATCATCTCGGGCGGCACGACGAGCGCGGTGTAGCGCTGGTTCTCGAGGCGCTCGACCGGGTCGAGGCAGTCGCTGGTCCAGATGCGGTCGGTGCGGTCGAGGATGCCGAGGTCGACGCGCGCGCCGCCCGAGGCGCAACTCTCGATCTCGAGGCCCGGGTGGGCGGCCTTGAGCTCGTCGATCAGGCGGTAGACCGCGAGGGTCTGCGCATGGACGCGGGCCGCACCGCCGGGACCGGCGGCGGCGTCGACGAGGTCACGGTTGTGATCCCACTTGATGTACGCGATCGGGTACGCCGCGAGGATGTCCGAGATGACCTGGCGGATGTACGCGTAGGCCTCGGGGTGCGCGAGGTTCAGCACCTGCTGCTGACGCGCGGACGGTGGCAGGTCGGTGCGGCCGCGGAGGATCCAGTCGGGGTGCGACCGGGCGAGGTCGCTGTCGGGGTTGACCATCTCGGGCTCGAACCAGAGGCCGAACTCCATCCCCTTCGCGACGACGTGGTCGGCGATGGGATGCAGGCCGTCGGGCCAGACGGTGTCGTCGACGTACCAGTCGCCGAGGCCCGCGGTGTCGTCGCGGCGGTGACGGAACCAGCCGTCGTCTAAGACGTAGCGCTCCACGCCGATCTCCGCCGCCGCATCGGCGAGGGCGATGAGTTTGGGCAGGCGGTGGTCGAAGTAGACCGCCTCCCACGTGTTGAGGGTGATCGGCCGAGGGCGGGTGGGGTGCTGAGGGCGTGCTCGCCACTCTTCGTGGAATCGCACCGCGAGCTCGTCGAGGCCGTCTCCCCAGGAGCCGAGCAGTTCGGGCGAGGAGATCTCCTCGCCCTGCGCGAGACGGATCTCGCCGGGCAGGTAGAGCTCGCCCGCCCCGAGGAAGGACTCACCTGTCGGCATCCGCTCCGCGAAGATGCGGGAGTTGCCGCTCCAGGCAAGGTGCGCGCCGTGCACGGTGCCGCGCTCGAACCCGAACCCGGGCGTGCCGGCAGCCAGCAGCAGGGTGAAGTCCGCCCCCGGACGGCCGCGACGCGACTCACGCACGTGCGTACCGAACGTGAGCTCGTGGCGCTGGGCCGAGCGCTCCCGCAGGTGGCGCCCCGTCGTGTCGAGGATCTCGGTCGCGTCCCACGGCAGCGGCAGCGTCGTGTGCAGAGCCTGCACCGTGTAGACGCCCGCACCGTCGTTGCGGACCGTCGTCCGCGCCCGCACGAGTCCGGATGCCGTGACCCGCAGCTCGTGCCGTGCCGACAGCTGCATCTCGCTGTCGGTGAAGTGCAGCTCGAGGGTGTCCTCGGTCGCCTGCAGGTCGGTCAGGGCGAAGAGGGCGCCGACGTCCTCGCCGTCGCGGTGACCCTCGAGGGTCGGCGTTCCCGCCCAGCCGGATGCCGCGGTTCCGACGACGCCGAGGCGCACCGTGCGGTCGAGCCCGCCCGAGACCCGCTGCAGACGCGAGGCGGTCGCGAGCGAGACGAGCGTGTCGTGCGGTGCATCGCCGAGATCCGCGCCCCAGTGGACGATGGCCGCGGCGGTGTCGGGCTGCAGGTCGACGACGACGCTGGTGCCGCCGGAACGGAGGTGGACGACGCTCGCGTCGGAGGGGAGAACGGGCATCCCCCAAGTCTGTCAGTCACGCTCCGTGAACGTGCACGCACCGGACGCCGTTCCGGCCCGAGCGAGCTGCCTTTGCGCCGCCCGTGTAGGCGCCGTACAACCCGCCCGGACCACGTCCCCGACGCCACTTGTCGCGATAGCACAACCAACTTGGTGTCGTGTTGGAGGACTCCTACCGTGATTGTCGAACTTCCCTGTCCCGTCGCCGTACCCCGGCGTCCTCAGAAAGGCCAGTGATGACCGACACCGTCGTCCGCTCCTCCACCCCCGCCGCCGACAAGCGCACCCCCGCCGGCGGGGCCCCCACCGCGCCGCACAGCGCCGACGAGGCGCACGAAGCCCGCATCGACATCGACACGGTCGGCGCGATGCTCCGGGGCACGTGGGGCGGGACCCGCCTCACCGTCCGCGAACTCATCAAGGACCCCGCCTACTGGCGCATCGACGGCCAGAGCGTCGCCGAGCACCGCGAGCGCGTCATGGGCCAGGTGCGCCTCCTCGCGAAGAACGGCGGCTCGACCCGTGCCCTCCCGAAGGAGTACGGCGGCGAGGAGGACAACGGTGCCAACCTCGCGGGCTTCGAGGAGCTCGTCCTCGCCGACCCCAGCATGCAGATCAAGTCCGGTGTGCAGTGGGGACTCTTCGGCTCGGCCGTGCTCCAGCTCGGCACGAAGGAGCACCACGACCGCTGGATCCCCGACATCCGCGATGCGAAGCTCCCCGGCGCTTTCGCCATGACCGAGATCGGGCACGGATCGGATGTCGCCGCCATCGGCACGACCGCGACGTACGACCCCGACACCGAAGAGTTCGTCATCAACACCCCGTTCCGCGCGGCGTGGAAGGACTACCTCGGCAACGCGGCCGTCCACGGACAGGCCGCGACCGTCTTCGCGCAGCTGATCACGAAGGGCGTGAACCACGGTGTGCACTGCTTCTTCGTACCGATCCGCACGACCGAGGGCGAGCTGCTCCCGGGCGTGCAGAGCGAGGACGACGGCGTCAAGGGCGGGCTCAACGGCATCGACAACGGTCGTCTCGCCTTCGACAACGTCCGGGTGCCGCGCACGAACCTCCTCAACCGCTACGGCGATGTCGCCGCCGACGGCACCTACTCAAGCCCCATCGAGAGCACCGGTCGCCGCTTCTTCACGATGCTCGGCGCCCTCGTGCAGGGTCGCGTCTCGCTCGACGGTGCGGCGACGATCGCCTCGTCGCTCTCCCTGTACATCTCGCTGACGTACGGCAACCAGCGTCGTCAGTTCGACTCGGGAGCGGGCACCGACGAGGTCGTGCTGCTCGACTACGGCAAGCACCAGCGGCGCCTCCTGCCCCTCCTCGCTCAGAACTACGCGCAGTACTTCGCGCATGACGAGCTGCTGCGCACCTTCGACGGCGTCTTCGGCGGCAAGGCCGACACCCCCGCCGAGCGCGAGAACCTCGAGACCCTCGCGGCCGCGCTCAAGCCGCTCAGCACGTGGAACGCGCTGAACACGATCCAGGAGGCCCGCGAGGCCTGCGGCGGATCGGGCTTCATGGCCGAGAACCGCCTCGTCGGTCTCCGCTCCGACCTCGACGTCTACGTCACCTTCGAGGGCGACAACAACGTCCTCCTGCAGCTCGTCGGCAAGCGTCTGCTCGCCGACTTCGCCAAGCAGTTCAAGGGAGCGGATGCCGCGGCCCTCGCGAAGTTCGCCGTCGGCCAGACGGCGGGCAAGGTCTTCCACGGTGCGGGCCTCCGCAGCCTCGGTCAGACCGTCGCCGATTTCGGATCGACGGCCCGCTCTGTCGAACTCGGCCTGCGGGCCGAGCAGCAGCACGAACTGCTGGCCGGACGCGTCGAGCAGATGGTCGCCGACATCGCCGGCGCGCTGCGCCCGGCATCCAAGCTCCCGGCCGACCAGGCCGCTGCGCTGTTCAACCAGCACCAGGCCGAGCTCATCGAGGCGGCACGGGCGCACGGTGAGCTGCTGCAGTGGGAGGCGTTCTCGGATGCGGTGAAGGGGACCGCCGACGAGAGCACACGTCAGGTCCTCACGTGGCTGCGCGACCTCTTCGGGCTGCACCTCATCGAGAAGCACCTCGCGTGGCACCTCATCAACGGACGACTGTCGACCCAGCGCGGTGCGGCGGTGTCGAAGTACATCGACCGCCTGTGCGCGCGTCTGCGCCCCCATGCGCAGGACCTCGTCGACGCGTTCGGCTTCGCTCCCGAGCACGTGCGTGCACCCATCGCGTCGGGCATCGAGCGGCAGCGACAGGACGAGGCGCGCGCCCACTACGCCGACCTCGCGGCGCGCGGCGAGGCACCTGTGCCGGAGAAGTCGCTCACGGCGAAGTGAGCGTCGGGGGCCGTCGATAGCCTGAGCGCGTGGATATGCGTCTCGGGCCCGACGGCCTCCTTCGTTGCGGCTGGGTCGGCGACGACGCCGAGTACCGTCGGTATCACGACGAGGAGTGGGGTCGCCCCCTGCACGGCGATCGGGCCCTCTTCGAGAAGATGAGCCTCGAGGGGTTCCAGGCGGGGCTCTCGTGGATCACGATCCTCCGCAAACGACCCCGCTTCCGCGAGGTGTTCGCCGGCTTCGATCCCGAGACCGTGGCCGCCTTCGACGAGTCCGACGTCGAGCGCCTCATGGGGGATGCCGGCATCATCCGCAACCGGGCGAAGATCCTCGCCACCATCGGCAACGCGAGACTCGTCACCGACATGGCCCCGGGCGAGCTCGACGCCTTCATGTGGTCCTTCGCCCCGGCATCCCATCGTCGGCCGGCCTCGTTCGCGGAGGTGCCGGCCACGACGACGGAGTCCGACGCGATGTCGAAGGCCCTGCGCAAGCGGGGATTCCGATTCGTCGGCTCCACGACGATGTATGCGCTCATGCAGTCGTCGGGGATGGTCGACGATCACGTCGTCGGATGCCATCGCGCGGGGTCGCCCTTGTCCGAGGGGTCCGGTTCCCGGGAACATGTGGAGACGGCGGCGGAAGGGTGAACATGGCAGGGTACGAGATCACCGAGATCGGCGGGCTCGACCGGTGGCGCGACCACTTCGGCGGATTCGTCCCGGCACGCTCGCGCGACGGTCGGCGCGTCGTCGACCACGAACTCGCGATGCAGTACATCGGGCTGACCGCCAACGCGCTCGAACCGGGTGAGGAGGCCGGCTACTGGCACTCCCACTCGCAGGTCGAGGAGCTCTACGTCTTCCTCGAGGGGCGCGGCCAGATGGGGCTGGACGACGACCTGGTCGACGTGGGGCCCGGCTCGGTCGTCCGCGTGGGACAGGGAGTGTGGCGGACGTGGCGCGCCCACCCCGACAGCCCCGGTCAGCTCCGCTGGCTGTGCATCCGCGCCGGCGGCGAGGAGCTCCCCGGGGTGCCGTCTGATTCGACGCGCGACGAGCGGCCGATGCCGTGGTCGACGCCGGAGGGGTGAGTCGTGGCATCCGACAGTCACGTCGCTGACGCGCACGACGTCATCCGCGTCCTCGGCGCGCGGGAGAACAACCTCAAGGACGTCGACGTCGAGATCCCCAAACGACGCCTGACGGTGTTCACCGGCGTGAGCGGGTCGGGCAAGTCGTCGCTCGTGTTCGGGACGATCGCCGTCGAATCGCAGCGTCTCATCAACGAGACGTACCCGACGTTCGTCCAGCAGTTCATGGCTCAGCTGAGCCGTCCCGACGTCGACGGACTCGAGAACATCAGTCCCGCGATCATCGTCGACCAGGAGCGGATGGGAGCCAACGCGCGGTCGACGGTCGGTACCGTGACCGACGCGTATGCGATGCTGCGCCTGCTCTTCAGCAGGCTCGGCCAGCCGCACATCGGATCACCGCAGGCGTTCTCGTTCAACATCCCGTCCGCTCCGGGTGCCGACACCGTCACCGGCGGCATGTGTCCGCGCTGCGAGGGGCTCGGCGAGGTGAGCGACGTCGACCTCGACGAGCTGTTCGACAGTTCGAAGTCCCTCTCCGACGGAGCGATCACCGTTCCCGGCTACAACGTGGACGGGTGGATGGTGCGGATCTTCACCGAGTCCGGGTTCCTGGATGCCGCGAAGCCGATCGCCGCCTATTCGGCGGATGAGCGCGCGGACTTCCTCTACAAGGAGCCCACGAAGGTGAAGCTCCAGAACATGAACATGACCTACGAGGGTCTCGTTCCGAAGATCACGAAGTCGTTCCTTCAGAAGGACCGTGAAGCGCTGCAGCCGCACATCCGCGCGTTCGTCGACCGTGCCGTGAAGTTCCTGCCGTGCCCGGACTGCGGTGGCAGCCGTCTGAACGAGGGCGCGCGCTCCTCGAAGATCGGCGGCGTCGATATCGCACAGGTCTCGGCGATGCAGATCACCGATCTCTCGGCCTGGCTCGACACCGTCGACCCGACCTCCATCGGTCCGCTGCTCTCGTCGCTCAAGCGGGTCATCGCCTCGTTCATCGACATCGGCCTCGGCTACCTCTCACTCGATCGCTCATCCGGCACCCTCTCGGGCGGCGAGGCGCAGCGCACGAAGATGATCCGACACCTCGGCTCGGCGCTGACGGACGTCACCTACGTCTTCGACGAGCCGACGGCGGGACTCCATCCCCACGACATCCAGCGCATGAACGAGCTGCTCCTGTTGCTGCGCGACAAGGGCAACACCGTCCTCGTCGTCGAGCACAAGCCCGAGGTCATCGCGATCGCCGACCACGTCGTCGATCTGGGACCGCAGGCGGGTTCTCGCGGCGGTCGGATCATGTACGAGGGGGATGTCGCGGGTCTCCGCGCCTCCGACACCCTGACGGGGCGGCACCTCGACCACCGCGCCGCCCTGAAGGCGAGCACGCGCACCGCGACCGGATCCCTGTCTGTCCGGGGTGCAACGCAGCACAACCTCACCGGCGTCGACGTCGACATCCCGCTCGGGGTGCTCACGGTCGTCACGGGCGTCGCGGGTTCGGGCAAGTCGTCGCTCATCCACGGGAACGTCCCCGCCTTCGACGATGTCGTGGTCGTGGACCAGTCGCCGATCAAGGGATCGCGCCGCTCGAGCCCCGCCACCTACACGGGGGTGCTCGACGGCATCCGCTCTGCGTTCGCCAAGGCCAACGGCGTCAAACCGTCGCTGTTCAGCGCGAACTCCGAGGGGGCGTGTCCCGCCTGCAAGGGGCTCGGCGTCATCATCACGAACCTCGGCTACACGCAGAGCGTCGAGACGCGCTGCGAGGTGTGCGACGGGTCGGGGTTCAGCGACGCCGTCCTGGAGTACACGCTCGACGGCAAGAACATCGCCGAGGTCCTCGCGATGTCAGCGGAGGAAGCCCACGGGTTCACGACCGGACCGGCGAAGACGACTCTCGCCAGGATGATCGACGTGGGTCTCGGGTACATCACCCTCGGGCAGGCGCTGAACACCCTGTCGGGTGGCGAGCGACAGCGCCTGAAGCTCGCGATCGCCATGGCGAAGAAGGGTGCGATCTACGTCCTCGACGAGCCGACCACGGGTCTGCACCTCGCCGACGTCGACAACCTGCTCGCCCTGCTCGACCGATTGGTGGATGCCGGCAACTCCGTCATCGTCATCGAGCACCATCAGGCGGTCATGGCCCACGCGGACCACCTCATCGACCTCGGGCCCGGCGCGGGACGAGACGGCGGGCGCATCGTCTTCGAGGGGACGCCGGCGGCGCTGGCGGAGGGGCGGTCGACGCTGACGGGCGAACACCTGGCCCGGTACGTCGGGGCCGTCTGACGCGGCTCAGCCCCGTCGGACGAAGAAGCATAGATGGGGAGAAGTCCCCACGTCACGCGCTCGCCCTCGATTCGTCACTCATTTATCCTTAATGGCGTCCACACCTCGACGCACCCGGCCTGTCCTGCCGAGTGCCGTCGGCACTGCACGCATGTCTGCCTGGGGGAGTCAGAGCGCTCATGATGTCATTCGGCTGGTTGCGATCCCGCCCCAAGACGTTCGCGTCGATCAGTGCGGTGACCGCGGCCGTCGTGGCTGTCAGCGTCCTCGCTCTCACCTACGAGGGTGAGCCGACGACCGAGGTCG is a genomic window containing:
- a CDS encoding MerR family transcriptional regulator; the encoded protein is MTDDTMRIGEVAERTGLSFRTLRHYDEIGLVTPSARTDGGFRLYTEGDVARILLIRRMKPLGFTLDEMRDLLEVVDAMAGDADDPQIRARLDGVRAEAAARREKLRRQVEMADEFLDQLERI
- a CDS encoding ATP-binding cassette domain-containing protein → MASDSHVADAHDVIRVLGARENNLKDVDVEIPKRRLTVFTGVSGSGKSSLVFGTIAVESQRLINETYPTFVQQFMAQLSRPDVDGLENISPAIIVDQERMGANARSTVGTVTDAYAMLRLLFSRLGQPHIGSPQAFSFNIPSAPGADTVTGGMCPRCEGLGEVSDVDLDELFDSSKSLSDGAITVPGYNVDGWMVRIFTESGFLDAAKPIAAYSADERADFLYKEPTKVKLQNMNMTYEGLVPKITKSFLQKDREALQPHIRAFVDRAVKFLPCPDCGGSRLNEGARSSKIGGVDIAQVSAMQITDLSAWLDTVDPTSIGPLLSSLKRVIASFIDIGLGYLSLDRSSGTLSGGEAQRTKMIRHLGSALTDVTYVFDEPTAGLHPHDIQRMNELLLLLRDKGNTVLVVEHKPEVIAIADHVVDLGPQAGSRGGRIMYEGDVAGLRASDTLTGRHLDHRAALKASTRTATGSLSVRGATQHNLTGVDVDIPLGVLTVVTGVAGSGKSSLIHGNVPAFDDVVVVDQSPIKGSRRSSPATYTGVLDGIRSAFAKANGVKPSLFSANSEGACPACKGLGVIITNLGYTQSVETRCEVCDGSGFSDAVLEYTLDGKNIAEVLAMSAEEAHGFTTGPAKTTLARMIDVGLGYITLGQALNTLSGGERQRLKLAIAMAKKGAIYVLDEPTTGLHLADVDNLLALLDRLVDAGNSVIVIEHHQAVMAHADHLIDLGPGAGRDGGRIVFEGTPAALAEGRSTLTGEHLARYVGAV
- a CDS encoding acyl-CoA dehydrogenase family protein, encoding MTDTVVRSSTPAADKRTPAGGAPTAPHSADEAHEARIDIDTVGAMLRGTWGGTRLTVRELIKDPAYWRIDGQSVAEHRERVMGQVRLLAKNGGSTRALPKEYGGEEDNGANLAGFEELVLADPSMQIKSGVQWGLFGSAVLQLGTKEHHDRWIPDIRDAKLPGAFAMTEIGHGSDVAAIGTTATYDPDTEEFVINTPFRAAWKDYLGNAAVHGQAATVFAQLITKGVNHGVHCFFVPIRTTEGELLPGVQSEDDGVKGGLNGIDNGRLAFDNVRVPRTNLLNRYGDVAADGTYSSPIESTGRRFFTMLGALVQGRVSLDGAATIASSLSLYISLTYGNQRRQFDSGAGTDEVVLLDYGKHQRRLLPLLAQNYAQYFAHDELLRTFDGVFGGKADTPAERENLETLAAALKPLSTWNALNTIQEAREACGGSGFMAENRLVGLRSDLDVYVTFEGDNNVLLQLVGKRLLADFAKQFKGADAAALAKFAVGQTAGKVFHGAGLRSLGQTVADFGSTARSVELGLRAEQQHELLAGRVEQMVADIAGALRPASKLPADQAAALFNQHQAELIEAARAHGELLQWEAFSDAVKGTADESTRQVLTWLRDLFGLHLIEKHLAWHLINGRLSTQRGAAVSKYIDRLCARLRPHAQDLVDAFGFAPEHVRAPIASGIERQRQDEARAHYADLAARGEAPVPEKSLTAK
- a CDS encoding alpha-galactosidase — protein: MPVLPSDASVVHLRSGGTSVVVDLQPDTAAAIVHWGADLGDAPHDTLVSLATASRLQRVSGGLDRTVRLGVVGTAASGWAGTPTLEGHRDGEDVGALFALTDLQATEDTLELHFTDSEMQLSARHELRVTASGLVRARTTVRNDGAGVYTVQALHTTLPLPWDATEILDTTGRHLRERSAQRHELTFGTHVRESRRGRPGADFTLLLAAGTPGFGFERGTVHGAHLAWSGNSRIFAERMPTGESFLGAGELYLPGEIRLAQGEEISSPELLGSWGDGLDELAVRFHEEWRARPQHPTRPRPITLNTWEAVYFDHRLPKLIALADAAAEIGVERYVLDDGWFRHRRDDTAGLGDWYVDDTVWPDGLHPIADHVVAKGMEFGLWFEPEMVNPDSDLARSHPDWILRGRTDLPPSARQQQVLNLAHPEAYAYIRQVISDILAAYPIAYIKWDHNRDLVDAAAGPGGAARVHAQTLAVYRLIDELKAAHPGLEIESCASGGARVDLGILDRTDRIWTSDCLDPVERLENQRYTALVVPPEMMGMHLTTPHVHSTGRTVSLTMSGAVALFGHFGIEWDVTTLSETDAATVGAWVALAKRVRPLVATGRLVNADVADPGLDVRGVVAEDAASAFFTITQTQTLISSPTGRVRLPGLDADRVYRVQLVTPGGIVETPAQSPLEWAHHDTVMTGRQLAVVGVRPPVQNPQQSVVVEVTAV
- a CDS encoding DNA-3-methyladenine glycosylase I; amino-acid sequence: MRLGPDGLLRCGWVGDDAEYRRYHDEEWGRPLHGDRALFEKMSLEGFQAGLSWITILRKRPRFREVFAGFDPETVAAFDESDVERLMGDAGIIRNRAKILATIGNARLVTDMAPGELDAFMWSFAPASHRRPASFAEVPATTTESDAMSKALRKRGFRFVGSTTMYALMQSSGMVDDHVVGCHRAGSPLSEGSGSREHVETAAEG
- a CDS encoding cupin domain-containing protein; this encodes MAGYEITEIGGLDRWRDHFGGFVPARSRDGRRVVDHELAMQYIGLTANALEPGEEAGYWHSHSQVEELYVFLEGRGQMGLDDDLVDVGPGSVVRVGQGVWRTWRAHPDSPGQLRWLCIRAGGEELPGVPSDSTRDERPMPWSTPEG